The genomic window ATCGAACGCCTCGCCCACAGCATCATCACGGGTTTGCCCAAGCAAACGATAATCACCATGATCGTTGAGCAACACCAAGGCCGTGTGTCCACCAGAGACAATCAAGGCTACACACGGAAATTCTGGGGCTTGGTAGGCCAGATCTTTAGCGGTATGCAGCCACGAAGCATAAATATGGCCTTCGAGGTGATTAACCCCGATAAACGGCAAATTGCGCGACCAAGCAATCGCTTTGGCGGTGTTAATTCCAGTTAATAAAGCGCCAGCTAAGCCTGGGCCATAGGTTGTGGCAACCGCATTAATCGCGCTCCAACCGCCGGGCACTTGGGCCAACACCGTATTAATCACGGGCGTAATCGTCAGAATATGTTGGCGCGAAGCCACTTCGGGCACAACGCCACCATAGCGTTGATGAATATCGATTTGCGAAGCAACGCTATTGGCCACAATCTCGCGACCATCGCGAATAACGGCGGCGGCGGTTTCATCGCACGATGTTTCAATCGCTAAAATCGTAAAACCTGCGGGCATTTGCTGTGACATGAATTCCTACGTTCTATTTCACCTAGCTGTCAGTTGCGCTACATTGACGCTGTGCCGTGGCTATGGCATGATATGAGTGGTAAAAACGACAACACCCCGTTTTTGGGGTGCTGTCGTGCGTTTAGTGCTGTGAAGTGGTTTCCTCAGCGTGACTATCAGCAACAACATGCACATCATTTGGATTATGATGTTCAGCGTCGTGATGCTCATGACCATGGTCTGCATCATGATGATCGTGATGGCCATGCCCACCAATACTATATTCACGGACTTCACTGGCGGCTTTAACTCGCCGATCATATTCGCCATCGATGGCATCTCGAAATGCCACAAAAAACTCTTTAATGCCCATTACGGTTCTCCGTTGAATGATCTGCTGTCGCATTATACCAAAAGTGGCCGCAGGGTGTAAGAAAGATCATAATTCATGTCAACTGTTGGTTGTTTAATTCTTCACGGCTTTACGTCATGCGCCGATTCAGTCAATCGCGTGCCGAGCCGTTTAGCTCCCCATCATATTCCGTATCGCATGCCCTATTTGCGTGGTCATGGCACCTTGCCCGAAGATTTGCAGGGCGTAACCTGGCACGATTGGTATGCTGATGCCAATGCAGCCTTGCGCGATTTACGCCACGAGGTCGATAAAGTTATTTTGATTGGGCTTTCCATGGGTGGCCTCGTGGCCAATCACCTAGCAGCGGCCCATCGCGATGACGTTATTGGGGTAGTTAGCGTGGCCGCTGCCATGCGCTTCCATTATAAACATGCCGATCGGGCACGCTATGTTGCGCCAATGCTAGGGATGTGGGGCGACGAAAATCGTGATATGGGCGCAGGTTGGTACGATAAAGAGACCGGTCGCCAACATGGCAATTATCGACGCTTTCCGGCTCCGGCCTTTGTTTCGCTTTGGCGCTATGCCAAAGTCGTGGAACAACAATTGCCACGAATTACTGCACCAATCTTAATCATTCATTCACATCAAGATCGTACAATTCCAACATCTGCCGCCGAAGCGATCTATCGCCAAGTTGGCTCCAGCGATAAACAATTACTATGGTTCGATAAAAGTGGCCACGAAATGCTCCGCGATGGCGAATCGCCAGCAGTCTTAGATGCTGTCGAGCAATTCGTGCTGCATCATCGTGCTCAATATCAATCATCAACAAACAAGGAGTAGATAGCTGCATGCCTGCAAAAACCGATACACCTGAGGAATCGACCAACGGGTCAGCCAATGATCTATCGCTCGATGCTGAGCATGTTCGTAGTCAAGCTACCACGCCCTTGCCAACTCGTTCACGTGCCGCAGCTAAAGCCGATGCTGCCAACGATGCGGCGTTGATGAATGATCTGTTGTTGAATAATAATTCGACTGCTGCTGCTCGTCCTCGTCCTCGTACCGTACCACGCGCTGAACACGAAGGATCATATGTTCGCGTGCCCAAGGCAGTCCAATCGGCGGTTGGCAGCCGACCAACCTCGCGACCATTGCCACCCAAAACTGCTCCCGTCAAAAGTACCTCACGTGGAGCTGGTTGTGGCATGATTATGCTTGGAGTATTATTGACGGTGGTTTTGGTCGGTGGTGGTGGGGCACTTTGGGCCTATTTAAAGGTTAAAAATGCCACGAGCGATGCTTTAGTAACCATCCCAACCCAAGCGCCAAATCTGGTCGAAAATCCTAATAATCCGAATCCTCAGCCCAATCAACCTTTGGCAACCCCCGATATCGTCAAAGATCCTTTTAATTTGTTGTTGATTGGGGTCGATTTACGCGAGAATGATACCAAAGCTCGCACTGATACGATCATTGTGCTGCATATTGATCCAACCCAAAAATGGGCAAGCATGGTCTCGATTCCGCGCGATAGTTGCGCCGAAATTCCAGGCTACGATGCCCCAGGCACATGTTCGCAGCGAATTAATGCGGCCTACGAACTGGGTTATAAAGAAGGTATCGCCCAAAATATGACGATTCCTTCAACTCAGGCAATGGCATTAACTCGCGATACCGTCGCCAATATGCTGAATATTAATATCGATTATGTCGCCCAAGTTGATTTTAAGGGCTTTCGCAAAATTGTTGATGCCGTTGGGGGCATTACAATCGATGTACAACGCCCGCTGTGGGATGCCACCTACCCAACCGATGATGACGATTATGGGGTGATTCGGCTATTTATTCCGGCTGGTTTGCAACATATGGATGGCACAACCGCGCTGCGTTATGCCCGTTCACGCCATCAAGATGCCGACTATGGCCGCTCACGCCGCCAGCAAGATGTGATTCGGGCGCTGGTTCAAACCCTCAAAGACAAAGGCTTGCTCGACCAAATTGATGCCTTGGATAGCCTTGCTGCACAACTCAAAGGCTCGTTCTATACCGACCTGCCAATCGATGACCTTGGCAATTTACGCGCCTTGGCTGGGCTTGGTAGTGATATTGCCAATGGCCGGATCAAGAGTGTCAAATGGGATACTAGCTCAGTAATCGGCTATATGGATGAGGCGCAGTATGTGCCAATTTGGGACCCAGCCAGCATTGCGGCCACGGTTGATCAATTATTGACCAGCCCAATTCCTGATACCAATAGCCCAGTTGATGGTAGCTCAAACACACCTTCGGACGACAATCTAAGCATCGAAGTGATCAATGGAGCGCAAATTAGTGGTTTGGCAGGCGATGTAGCAACCCACCTCGAAAACCGTGACTATCAATTGCTCAATCCTTCAACTGCCTCAACAGTGTATGACACCACCAAGATCATCGATTTTGGCAACCATAAAGAACTGCGTGAGCAACTTGCTG from Chloroflexota bacterium includes these protein-coding regions:
- the tsaD gene encoding tRNA (adenosine(37)-N6)-threonylcarbamoyltransferase complex transferase subunit TsaD, coding for MSQQMPAGFTILAIETSCDETAAAVIRDGREIVANSVASQIDIHQRYGGVVPEVASRQHILTITPVINTVLAQVPGGWSAINAVATTYGPGLAGALLTGINTAKAIAWSRNLPFIGVNHLEGHIYASWLHTAKDLAYQAPEFPCVALIVSGGHTALVLLNDHGDYRLLGQTRDDAVGEAFDKVARIMGLGYPGGPQMEKVARGVNPGALKLPRAWLRGTYDWSFSGLKTAVLNVVNDRLGERMEKVKLAEVDPAFTAQLAAAFQDSAVDVLVQKTVAAAREYKAKTIILAGGVAANTALRERLSATAKPIPVAYPPIWLCTDNAAMIGAAAYYRYQAGVQQDWSLDATPSLKLI
- a CDS encoding alpha/beta fold hydrolase translates to MSTVGCLILHGFTSCADSVNRVPSRLAPHHIPYRMPYLRGHGTLPEDLQGVTWHDWYADANAALRDLRHEVDKVILIGLSMGGLVANHLAAAHRDDVIGVVSVAAAMRFHYKHADRARYVAPMLGMWGDENRDMGAGWYDKETGRQHGNYRRFPAPAFVSLWRYAKVVEQQLPRITAPILIIHSHQDRTIPTSAAEAIYRQVGSSDKQLLWFDKSGHEMLRDGESPAVLDAVEQFVLHHRAQYQSSTNKE
- a CDS encoding LCP family protein, whose translation is MPAKTDTPEESTNGSANDLSLDAEHVRSQATTPLPTRSRAAAKADAANDAALMNDLLLNNNSTAAARPRPRTVPRAEHEGSYVRVPKAVQSAVGSRPTSRPLPPKTAPVKSTSRGAGCGMIMLGVLLTVVLVGGGGALWAYLKVKNATSDALVTIPTQAPNLVENPNNPNPQPNQPLATPDIVKDPFNLLLIGVDLRENDTKARTDTIIVLHIDPTQKWASMVSIPRDSCAEIPGYDAPGTCSQRINAAYELGYKEGIAQNMTIPSTQAMALTRDTVANMLNINIDYVAQVDFKGFRKIVDAVGGITIDVQRPLWDATYPTDDDDYGVIRLFIPAGLQHMDGTTALRYARSRHQDADYGRSRRQQDVIRALVQTLKDKGLLDQIDALDSLAAQLKGSFYTDLPIDDLGNLRALAGLGSDIANGRIKSVKWDTSSVIGYMDEAQYVPIWDPASIAATVDQLLTSPIPDTNSPVDGSSNTPSDDNLSIEVINGAQISGLAGDVATHLENRDYQLLNPSTASTVYDTTKIIDFGNHKELREQLAAELGISSRNIIVVSKTSPAPEQPKGDAALVLLLGRDYDEAWRKP